The following are encoded together in the Pectobacterium punjabense genome:
- the xseB gene encoding exodeoxyribonuclease VII small subunit, with amino-acid sequence MPKKTEQPVSFESSLNELEKIVTRLESGELPLDDALNAFEHGIQLARQGQQKLQQAEQRVQILLSDDPDAPLSPFTPDNESL; translated from the coding sequence ATGCCTAAGAAGACCGAGCAGCCAGTCAGCTTTGAAAGCTCGCTGAACGAACTGGAAAAAATCGTTACCCGCCTCGAATCAGGTGAACTGCCGCTGGATGATGCGCTAAATGCGTTCGAACATGGCATCCAGCTCGCTCGTCAGGGACAGCAAAAGCTGCAACAGGCCGAACAACGCGTACAAATCCTGCTGAGCGACGACCCCGATGCACCGCTGTCACCATTTACGCCGGATAATGAGTCGCTATGA
- the ribE gene encoding 6,7-dimethyl-8-ribityllumazine synthase gives MNVIEGVVATPDARVAIAIARFNHFINDSLLEGAVDALKRIGQVKDENITVVWVPGAYELPLTVRALTKSAKNGGYDAVIALGTVIRGGTAHFEFVAGECSSGLSSVAMDSEIPVAFGVLTTESIEQAIERAGTKAGNKGAEAALTALEMINVLKAIK, from the coding sequence ATGAACGTTATCGAAGGTGTTGTTGCTACTCCTGATGCCCGTGTGGCGATTGCGATTGCGCGTTTTAACCATTTTATTAACGATAGCCTGCTGGAAGGTGCGGTTGATGCATTGAAACGCATCGGTCAGGTTAAAGACGAAAATATCACCGTTGTTTGGGTGCCGGGTGCTTACGAACTGCCATTGACGGTTCGTGCGCTGACCAAAAGTGCGAAAAATGGCGGGTATGATGCCGTTATTGCTCTGGGAACGGTCATTCGCGGTGGAACAGCGCATTTTGAATTTGTTGCTGGTGAATGTAGCTCAGGCTTGTCCTCCGTTGCGATGGATAGCGAAATTCCTGTTGCTTTCGGCGTTCTGACGACGGAAAGCATTGAACAGGCGATTGAGCGTGCTGGCACGAAAGCGGGGAACAAAGGTGCAGAAGCCGCCTTGACCGCGCTAGAAATGATTAATGTATTGAAAGCGATTAAGTAA
- the ribD gene encoding bifunctional diaminohydroxyphosphoribosylaminopyrimidine deaminase/5-amino-6-(5-phosphoribosylamino)uracil reductase RibD, whose amino-acid sequence MSAFQENGHLPQDEFYMARALELARRGRFTTAPNPNVGCVIVRDGEIVGEGYHFRAGEPHAEVHALRMAGERARDATAYVTLEPCSHHGRTPPCADALIAAGVSRVVAAMQDPNPQVAGRGLHRLQQAGITVSHGVMMAEAEKVNVGFLKRMRTGFPYVQLKMAASLDGRTAMASGESQWITSPQARQDVQRFRAESAAILSSSATVLADDPSLTVRWSELDADVQKRYSEADLRQPIRVIVDSKQRVTPQHRVISQPGETWLARVQADEQIWPQGVEQVMLPQHNGGVDLVALMMVLGRRQINSVWVEAGASLAGALLNAGVVDELIVYLAPKLLGENARSLCLLPGLDQLSQAPEFDIVEVRQIGPDLRLRLRPKF is encoded by the coding sequence ATGAGCGCTTTTCAGGAAAACGGTCACTTGCCGCAGGATGAATTCTACATGGCGCGTGCGTTAGAGCTGGCACGTCGTGGCCGTTTTACGACGGCACCTAACCCCAATGTTGGCTGTGTGATCGTGCGTGATGGTGAAATTGTCGGTGAAGGCTACCATTTCCGTGCGGGTGAACCCCATGCTGAGGTACATGCTCTGAGAATGGCGGGAGAGCGCGCGCGTGATGCGACGGCCTATGTCACACTGGAACCGTGCAGCCACCACGGACGAACGCCGCCTTGTGCCGATGCGTTGATTGCGGCTGGCGTTTCCCGAGTGGTTGCCGCGATGCAGGACCCCAACCCGCAGGTTGCTGGTCGTGGTTTGCATCGCTTACAGCAAGCAGGGATTACCGTTAGCCATGGCGTGATGATGGCTGAAGCAGAGAAAGTCAATGTTGGCTTCCTGAAACGTATGCGGACGGGTTTTCCTTATGTGCAGCTCAAAATGGCGGCGTCTTTGGATGGGCGTACTGCGATGGCGTCGGGAGAAAGCCAGTGGATTACTTCACCGCAGGCACGGCAGGATGTACAGCGTTTTCGTGCCGAGAGTGCGGCGATTCTAAGCAGCAGCGCGACGGTATTGGCCGACGATCCTTCTCTTACTGTACGGTGGTCAGAACTGGATGCTGATGTCCAGAAGCGCTATTCCGAAGCCGATCTCAGGCAGCCCATTAGGGTGATTGTGGACAGCAAGCAGCGGGTCACGCCGCAACATCGTGTTATTAGCCAACCGGGTGAGACCTGGCTGGCGCGTGTTCAGGCAGATGAACAGATATGGCCGCAGGGCGTTGAGCAAGTCATGCTACCGCAGCACAATGGCGGTGTTGATCTGGTGGCACTGATGATGGTGTTGGGAAGACGTCAGATTAATTCTGTCTGGGTTGAAGCTGGAGCGAGTTTGGCCGGGGCGTTGCTTAATGCCGGTGTCGTTGATGAACTCATCGTTTATCTTGCCCCCAAACTACTGGGTGAAAATGCCCGTTCGCTATGCCTCTTGCCAGGGCTAGATCAACTGTCTCAGGCACCGGAATTTGACATCGTAGAGGTTCGCCAGATTGGTCCAGATTTGCGATTACGCCTGAGACCCAAATTCTGA
- the thiL gene encoding thiamine-phosphate kinase gives MVEGEFDLIARYFNRVRSSRRDVELGIGDDCALLTVADKQMLAVSTDTLVSGVHFLPDIDPADLGYKSLAVNLSDLAAMGADPAWLSLAITLPKSNSQWLSAYSDSLFELLDYYGMQLVGGDTTRGPLSLTLTIHGLVPVGRALTRRGARIGDWIYVTGSLGDSAAGLAILQNSLHVDDEGTRQGLIQRHLRPQPRILQGQALRDLASSAIDLSDGLISDLQHILKASECGARIHLDAIPQSDWLRSCTDEEQALRWALSGGEDYELCFTVPEINRGALELALGHLGADYTCIGQIGPSSEGLRFFIDNKVTELSWKGYDHFSEQD, from the coding sequence ATGGTTGAAGGTGAGTTTGACCTTATTGCCCGCTATTTTAATCGGGTCCGAAGTTCACGTCGCGATGTTGAGTTAGGCATCGGTGATGACTGTGCGTTACTGACGGTGGCAGATAAGCAGATGTTGGCGGTGAGTACCGACACACTCGTATCTGGCGTTCATTTCCTACCTGATATCGATCCCGCCGATCTAGGTTACAAATCTCTGGCGGTCAATTTAAGCGATCTGGCTGCAATGGGTGCCGATCCTGCCTGGCTTTCTCTGGCTATTACTCTACCTAAAAGCAACAGCCAGTGGCTGTCCGCCTATAGCGACAGCTTGTTTGAGCTGCTTGATTATTATGGCATGCAGTTGGTAGGCGGCGATACGACGCGTGGTCCATTGAGCCTGACATTGACTATCCATGGTCTGGTGCCTGTAGGACGGGCATTGACGCGTCGCGGGGCGAGAATTGGCGACTGGATTTATGTTACCGGTTCATTAGGCGATAGCGCTGCCGGTCTGGCTATCCTCCAGAATTCACTGCATGTTGATGATGAGGGCACGCGTCAGGGATTGATTCAGCGTCATCTTCGTCCTCAACCTAGAATTTTGCAAGGGCAGGCGCTGCGCGATCTGGCTAGTTCCGCCATCGATCTTTCCGACGGTCTCATCTCCGATCTACAGCATATACTTAAAGCCAGCGAGTGTGGTGCACGTATTCATCTGGATGCGATTCCACAATCTGATTGGTTGCGAAGCTGCACGGACGAAGAACAGGCGTTGCGCTGGGCACTATCTGGCGGCGAAGACTATGAGCTGTGCTTTACCGTGCCGGAAATTAACCGTGGTGCGCTGGAACTTGCCTTGGGGCATCTCGGCGCTGACTATACCTGTATCGGGCAAATCGGGCCTTCATCCGAAGGGTTACGCTTTTTCATAGATAATAAAGTGACCGAGTTGAGCTGGAAAGGGTATGACCATTTTAGCGAACAAGACTGA
- the yajC gene encoding preprotein translocase subunit YajC — protein sequence MSLFISDAVAATGAPAQGSPYSLVIMLAVFGLIFYFMILRPQQKRAKEHKKLMDSIGKGDEVLTTGGLVGRVTKVSETGYIAIALNETNEVVIKRDFVAAVLPKGTIKAL from the coding sequence ATGAGTCTTTTCATCTCCGATGCTGTAGCTGCAACCGGCGCTCCGGCTCAGGGAAGCCCGTACTCTCTGGTTATTATGCTGGCCGTTTTTGGTCTGATTTTCTACTTTATGATCCTGCGTCCTCAGCAAAAACGCGCCAAGGAACACAAGAAGTTAATGGATTCCATCGGCAAGGGTGATGAAGTCTTGACGACTGGCGGTCTGGTTGGTCGCGTGACTAAAGTGTCCGAAACTGGCTATATTGCGATTGCGTTGAACGAGACCAATGAAGTGGTTATCAAACGTGATTTCGTGGCTGCCGTGCTGCCGAAGGGCACGATTAAGGCCCTGTAA
- the ispA gene encoding (2E,6E)-farnesyl diphosphate synthase: MTDFSTQLNAHYQRTNRMLGHFIAALPFQSSPLVNAMEYGSLLGGKRLRPFLVYTTGELFGMPLESLDAPAAAVECIHAYSLIHDDLPAMDDDDLRRGQPTCHIKFGEANAILAGDALQTLAFSILTDAPMPQVSDRDRLAMISELAQASGVAGMCGGQAFDLEAEGHQVDLAALERIHRHKTGALIRAAVRLGAFAAGDAGRAALPHLDRYANAIGLAFQVQDDILDVVGDSATTGKRQGVDQQLGKSTYPSLLGLDNARKKAQELYQESLASLDDLVASSSTSLNIAPLQALANFIVERDK, translated from the coding sequence ATGACCGATTTCAGCACGCAACTGAATGCGCATTACCAACGTACTAACCGTATGTTGGGGCACTTCATCGCCGCTCTCCCCTTTCAGAGTAGTCCACTGGTCAATGCAATGGAGTATGGCTCACTCTTAGGTGGCAAACGCCTGCGTCCATTTCTGGTTTATACTACTGGCGAACTGTTTGGCATGCCGCTAGAGAGCCTGGATGCCCCAGCAGCGGCAGTAGAATGTATCCATGCCTATTCATTGATTCATGATGATCTGCCAGCAATGGATGACGATGATTTACGCCGCGGACAACCGACCTGCCACATCAAATTTGGTGAGGCCAACGCCATTCTGGCAGGTGATGCACTGCAAACGCTGGCATTCTCTATACTGACCGATGCGCCGATGCCGCAGGTTTCTGACCGCGATCGGCTGGCAATGATCTCAGAATTAGCGCAGGCAAGTGGCGTAGCAGGCATGTGCGGCGGTCAGGCTTTCGATCTGGAAGCGGAAGGCCATCAGGTCGATTTAGCTGCGTTAGAGCGAATTCATCGCCACAAAACGGGAGCCTTGATCCGCGCCGCAGTCCGACTGGGCGCATTCGCCGCGGGTGACGCAGGGCGTGCAGCTTTACCGCACTTGGATCGTTATGCTAACGCGATTGGGCTCGCCTTTCAGGTTCAGGACGATATTCTCGATGTTGTTGGCGACAGCGCGACAACAGGCAAACGTCAGGGTGTAGACCAGCAGTTAGGTAAAAGCACCTACCCCAGCCTGCTGGGGTTAGATAACGCACGAAAAAAAGCACAGGAGCTTTATCAGGAATCACTGGCATCGCTGGACGATCTCGTTGCATCTAGCTCTACGTCCCTGAATATTGCACCACTACAAGCGCTGGCGAATTTCATCGTTGAACGCGATAAGTAA
- the nusB gene encoding transcription antitermination factor NusB has translation MKPAARRRARECAVQALYSWQLSKNDIADVEHQFLSEQDVKDVDIAYFRELLAGVATQAEKLDQLMAPFLSRQIEELGQVEKAILRLAMFELSKREDVPYKVAINEAIELAKIFGAEDSHKFVNGVLDKAAPSVRKGKK, from the coding sequence GTGAAACCTGCTGCTCGTCGCCGCGCTCGTGAATGTGCGGTTCAAGCGCTTTACTCCTGGCAATTATCTAAAAATGATATTGCCGATGTTGAACACCAATTCCTGAGCGAGCAGGATGTCAAAGATGTCGACATTGCCTATTTCCGTGAATTGCTGGCGGGTGTTGCCACTCAAGCTGAAAAGCTGGATCAACTGATGGCACCTTTCCTGTCTCGCCAGATCGAGGAATTGGGACAGGTTGAAAAAGCGATTCTGCGTTTGGCTATGTTTGAGCTGAGCAAGCGCGAAGATGTTCCTTACAAAGTGGCGATTAACGAGGCCATCGAACTGGCTAAAATCTTCGGTGCTGAAGATAGCCATAAGTTTGTGAATGGCGTGCTGGACAAAGCTGCTCCGAGTGTACGGAAAGGCAAGAAGTAA
- the nrdR gene encoding transcriptional regulator NrdR, with product MHCPFCSAVDTKVIDSRLVGEGSQVRRRRQCLVCHERFTTFEVAELVMPRVIKSNEVREPFNEDKLRSGMLKALEKRPVSSDDVEMAINHIKSHLRATGEREVTTKMVGNLVMEALRKLDKVAYIRFASVYRSFEDIREFGEEIARLQD from the coding sequence ATGCATTGCCCATTTTGTTCCGCTGTTGATACCAAAGTCATTGATTCCCGTCTGGTCGGCGAAGGTTCTCAAGTCCGTCGTCGTCGGCAGTGTCTGGTTTGTCATGAACGCTTCACTACGTTTGAAGTGGCTGAACTGGTGATGCCGCGAGTCATCAAAAGCAATGAAGTGCGCGAGCCGTTTAATGAAGACAAATTGCGTAGCGGGATGTTGAAAGCGCTGGAAAAAAGGCCAGTGAGTTCTGATGACGTCGAAATGGCGATTAATCATATAAAATCTCATCTCCGTGCGACCGGAGAACGTGAGGTGACTACCAAAATGGTCGGCAACCTGGTAATGGAGGCGTTGAGAAAGCTGGATAAAGTGGCTTATATCCGGTTTGCCTCGGTGTACAGGAGTTTTGAAGATATCCGCGAATTTGGCGAAGAGATTGCGCGTTTGCAGGATTAA
- the dxs gene encoding 1-deoxy-D-xylulose-5-phosphate synthase has product MSFDTAKYPTLALVETPDELRLLPKESLPALCDELRQYLLDSVSRSSGHFASGLGTVELTVALHYVYNTPFDHLVWDVGHQAYPHKILTGRRDRISTIRQKGGLHPFPWRDESEYDVLSVGHSSTSISAGLGMAVAAEREGKGRRTVCVIGDGAITAGMAFEAMNHAGDIKSDLLVVLNDNEMSISENVGALNNHLAQLLSGKLYASLREGGKKVLSGLPPIKELVKRTEEHLKGMVVPGTLFEELGFNYIGPVDGHDVQALAHTLKNMRNLKGPQLLHIMTKKGKGYAPAEQDPISWHAVPKFDPASGTLPKSKEGAQPTYSKIFGQWLQETAAKDSKLMAVTPAMREGSGMVQFSRDYPQQYFDVAIAEQHAVTFAAGLAVGGYHPVVAIYSTFLQRAYDQVIHDVAIQNLPVLFAIDRGGIVGADGQTHQGAFDLSFLRCIPNMVIMTPSDENECRQMLHTGYHYQKGPTAVRYPRGNGTGTELAPLSELPIGKGVVRRQGETIAILNFGTLLPEAQIAAEKLNATLVDMRFVKPLDEALLEELAQSHSTFVTLEENSVMGGAGSGVNEFLMAKRLAISVLNIGLPDVFIPQGSQEEIRADFDLDAAGIERKIIQWTK; this is encoded by the coding sequence ATGAGTTTTGATACCGCGAAGTACCCTACATTAGCGTTAGTGGAAACACCGGATGAACTTCGACTGTTGCCGAAAGAGAGCCTACCAGCGCTGTGCGATGAACTGCGCCAATATTTGCTAGATAGCGTCAGCCGTTCAAGCGGACATTTTGCTTCAGGGTTGGGGACGGTTGAATTGACGGTTGCGCTACACTACGTCTACAACACCCCTTTTGATCATCTGGTATGGGATGTTGGTCATCAGGCTTATCCGCATAAGATCCTGACGGGTCGTCGCGATCGTATTTCAACGATCCGCCAAAAAGGCGGCCTGCACCCCTTTCCGTGGCGTGATGAAAGTGAATATGACGTATTAAGCGTCGGGCATTCATCCACCTCCATCAGTGCTGGACTGGGCATGGCCGTCGCAGCCGAGCGTGAAGGAAAAGGCCGTCGTACGGTTTGTGTGATTGGTGACGGCGCGATTACTGCGGGCATGGCCTTTGAGGCGATGAACCACGCAGGCGACATCAAATCCGATCTGCTGGTGGTGCTAAACGACAATGAGATGTCGATTTCGGAAAACGTCGGTGCATTGAACAACCATCTGGCGCAACTGCTATCCGGCAAGCTTTATGCCAGTTTACGTGAAGGCGGTAAAAAGGTGTTATCCGGCTTGCCTCCAATCAAAGAGCTGGTGAAACGCACCGAAGAACACCTTAAAGGCATGGTCGTTCCAGGTACGCTATTTGAGGAGCTCGGCTTTAACTATATCGGCCCAGTCGATGGTCATGACGTTCAGGCTCTGGCGCATACGCTGAAAAATATGCGTAATCTGAAAGGCCCTCAGCTTCTGCACATCATGACGAAGAAAGGCAAAGGGTACGCCCCCGCCGAGCAAGATCCGATCAGCTGGCACGCCGTGCCAAAATTCGATCCCGCCAGCGGCACATTGCCAAAAAGCAAAGAAGGCGCACAGCCAACCTATTCCAAGATCTTCGGCCAATGGTTACAAGAAACTGCCGCCAAAGACAGCAAGCTCATGGCGGTCACACCAGCAATGCGTGAAGGCTCCGGCATGGTGCAATTTTCCCGCGACTATCCGCAACAATATTTTGACGTGGCGATTGCCGAGCAGCATGCTGTAACGTTTGCTGCTGGTCTGGCCGTCGGTGGCTATCATCCCGTCGTCGCCATTTACTCTACTTTCCTGCAACGTGCTTACGATCAGGTTATCCACGATGTGGCGATTCAGAATCTACCGGTTCTGTTTGCGATCGATCGCGGTGGTATTGTTGGTGCAGACGGGCAAACGCATCAGGGTGCATTCGATCTCTCTTTCTTACGCTGTATCCCGAATATGGTCATTATGACACCCAGCGATGAAAATGAATGTCGTCAGATGCTGCACACCGGCTACCACTACCAGAAAGGCCCTACAGCGGTGCGTTACCCGCGTGGAAACGGTACGGGTACGGAACTGGCGCCATTATCAGAACTGCCAATCGGTAAAGGTGTGGTGCGTCGTCAGGGTGAAACGATCGCTATTCTGAATTTTGGTACGCTATTACCGGAAGCGCAGATTGCGGCTGAGAAATTGAACGCCACGCTCGTCGACATGCGTTTTGTGAAACCGCTAGATGAAGCGTTACTTGAAGAGTTGGCACAGTCTCACAGCACATTCGTGACGCTGGAAGAGAACTCAGTCATGGGCGGTGCCGGGAGCGGCGTAAATGAATTCCTGATGGCGAAACGCCTTGCCATCTCGGTGCTGAACATCGGGCTACCAGATGTATTTATCCCGCAAGGTTCGCAGGAAGAGATCCGTGCCGACTTCGATCTGGATGCCGCTGGCATCGAGCGAAAAATTATACAGTGGACGAAATAA
- the secF gene encoding protein translocase subunit SecF, producing MRWDTLAFVISGLLIIASIAIMGVRGFNWGLDFTGGTVIEINLEKPIDLDVLRSSLETSGFSEPQVQNFGSSRDVMVRMPPVSGSENEALGNKVLKVVNDTFQQHATVKRIEFVGPSVGSDLAQAGALALMSALIAILIYIGFRFEWRLAMSAVLALAHDTIITMGLLSLFSIEIDLTIIASLMSVIGYSLNDKIVVSDRIRENFRKIRRGTPYEITNISLTQTLHRTIITSATTLAMIVILMVFGGALLHGFSLTMFIGVIIGTISSIYVSSALALKLGMKREHLIVQKVEKEGADQPSILP from the coding sequence ATGCGCTGGGACACATTGGCATTTGTCATTTCCGGTCTGCTGATTATCGCGTCTATTGCGATTATGGGTGTACGTGGTTTCAACTGGGGACTCGATTTTACCGGTGGTACGGTCATTGAGATTAACCTTGAGAAACCGATCGATCTCGATGTCCTGCGTAGTTCATTAGAGACCTCTGGGTTTTCAGAGCCGCAGGTGCAGAATTTCGGTAGCAGCCGTGACGTGATGGTACGTATGCCACCAGTTTCTGGCAGCGAGAACGAAGCGCTCGGTAACAAAGTGCTGAAGGTGGTGAACGATACCTTCCAGCAGCATGCGACGGTGAAACGTATTGAGTTTGTCGGGCCGAGCGTGGGGAGTGATTTGGCACAGGCGGGCGCATTGGCGCTGATGTCTGCGCTGATTGCTATCCTCATTTATATCGGTTTTCGTTTTGAATGGCGTCTGGCGATGAGTGCCGTACTGGCTTTGGCGCACGATACGATCATCACGATGGGTCTGCTGTCTCTGTTCTCTATTGAGATTGACCTAACGATCATTGCGTCGCTGATGTCGGTAATTGGTTATTCACTTAACGATAAGATCGTGGTATCTGACCGTATTCGTGAGAACTTCCGCAAGATTCGTCGTGGCACACCTTACGAAATTACCAACATTTCTCTGACGCAGACATTGCACCGTACCATTATTACATCAGCGACCACGTTGGCGATGATCGTGATCCTCATGGTCTTCGGTGGAGCCCTGTTGCATGGCTTCTCGTTAACGATGTTTATTGGTGTGATCATCGGTACGATCTCTTCTATCTATGTTTCTTCTGCTCTGGCGCTGAAACTGGGTATGAAGCGCGAGCATTTGATCGTTCAGAAAGTGGAAAAAGAAGGGGCGGACCAACCGTCTATCCTGCCTTAA
- the secD gene encoding protein translocase subunit SecD, whose protein sequence is MLNRYPLWKYLMLVVVLFVGLLYALPNLYGEDPAVQVTGARGTAASETTLIQVQNVLKEQNITSKSIALENGAILARFSNPDVQLRAREALVNELGEKFVVALNLAPATPTWLRLLGAEPMKLGLDLRGGVHFLMEVDMDTALGKLQEQTMDSLRSDLREKNIPYAAVRKIDNYGVEIRFRDAQTRDEGINYLTTRHRNLVLSSSGSNLLRAVMSDERLREAREYAVQQNINILRNRVNQLGVAEPLVQRQGADRIVVELPGIQDTARAKEILGATATLEFRLVNSNADATAAANGRVPGDSEVKNMRDGSPVVLFKRVILTGDHITDSTSSNDEYNRPQVNISLDSAGGNTMSNFTKDSIGKLMATLFVEYKDSGKKDATGRSILEKHEEVINVATIQSRLGNSFRITGIDNPNEARQLSLLLRAGALIAPIQIVEERTIGPTLGMQNITQGLEACLWGLIASILFMVFFYKKFGVIATSALVANLVLIVGVMSLLPGATLTMPGIAGIVLTLAVAVDANVLINERIKEELSNGRSIQQAIHEGYKGAFSSIVDANVTTLIKVIILYAVGTGSIKGFAITTAIGIATSMFTAIVGTRAIVNLLYGGKRINKLSI, encoded by the coding sequence GTGTTAAATCGTTATCCTTTGTGGAAGTACCTGATGCTGGTCGTGGTGTTGTTCGTCGGCCTGCTCTACGCACTTCCTAACCTATATGGTGAGGATCCGGCGGTACAAGTTACTGGCGCGCGGGGAACCGCCGCCAGCGAAACGACGCTGATCCAAGTCCAGAATGTCTTAAAAGAACAAAACATTACCAGTAAGTCGATTGCATTGGAAAATGGTGCAATCCTGGCTCGCTTCTCTAACCCTGATGTTCAACTCCGCGCGCGCGAAGCGCTCGTTAATGAGCTGGGCGAAAAATTCGTCGTCGCACTTAACCTTGCTCCCGCCACGCCAACGTGGCTGCGGTTGTTAGGCGCTGAACCGATGAAATTGGGGCTCGATCTGCGCGGCGGCGTTCACTTCCTGATGGAAGTGGATATGGATACGGCGCTGGGTAAACTGCAAGAACAAACCATGGACTCTTTGCGCAGCGATCTGCGTGAGAAGAACATCCCTTATGCCGCAGTGCGTAAAATTGATAATTACGGCGTCGAAATTCGTTTCCGTGATGCTCAAACGCGTGATGAGGGCATCAACTATCTGACGACTCGTCACCGTAATCTGGTTCTCAGCAGCAGCGGTAGCAACCTGCTACGTGCAGTGATGTCTGATGAACGTCTGCGTGAAGCACGTGAATACGCCGTACAGCAGAACATCAATATCCTGCGTAACCGTGTGAACCAACTGGGTGTCGCCGAACCGCTAGTACAGCGTCAGGGCGCCGATCGTATCGTTGTTGAGTTACCGGGTATCCAGGACACGGCGCGCGCGAAAGAAATTCTTGGTGCCACCGCTACGCTGGAATTCCGTCTGGTCAACAGTAATGCTGATGCGACCGCAGCGGCGAACGGCCGCGTGCCGGGCGATTCCGAAGTGAAGAATATGCGTGACGGTTCACCCGTTGTGCTGTTCAAACGCGTCATTCTGACGGGTGATCACATCACTGACTCAACATCAAGCAATGACGAATACAACCGTCCTCAGGTGAATATTTCTCTGGACAGCGCGGGTGGCAACACCATGTCCAACTTCACCAAAGACAGTATCGGCAAGCTGATGGCGACGCTGTTCGTGGAATATAAAGACAGCGGTAAGAAAGATGCGACGGGCCGTTCGATACTGGAAAAACACGAAGAAGTCATCAACGTAGCGACGATTCAGTCGCGACTGGGTAACAGCTTCCGTATTACCGGCATTGATAACCCGAATGAGGCGCGTCAGCTTTCTCTGCTGCTGCGTGCGGGTGCGCTGATTGCACCGATCCAGATTGTGGAAGAACGTACTATTGGGCCAACGTTGGGGATGCAAAACATCACTCAGGGTCTGGAAGCCTGTTTGTGGGGCTTGATCGCGTCGATCCTCTTCATGGTCTTCTTCTACAAGAAGTTTGGTGTCATCGCGACCAGTGCATTGGTTGCTAACCTGGTGTTGATTGTCGGCGTGATGTCTCTGCTACCAGGCGCGACGCTAACTATGCCGGGTATCGCGGGTATCGTGCTTACACTGGCGGTTGCAGTCGATGCTAACGTACTCATTAACGAACGTATCAAAGAAGAACTCAGCAATGGTCGCTCTATACAGCAGGCTATTCATGAGGGCTACAAAGGTGCATTCAGTTCGATTGTTGATGCGAACGTCACGACGTTGATTAAAGTCATCATCCTGTATGCGGTTGGTACCGGTTCTATCAAAGGGTTTGCTATCACGACTGCGATTGGGATTGCGACCTCAATGTTTACGGCGATCGTCGGTACTCGTGCCATCGTTAACCTGCTTTACGGCGGTAAACGTATCAACAAGCTGTCTATCTAG
- a CDS encoding DUF3251 domain-containing protein — MRTRYRVLTFLPALLLLAGCAEQRQMPKLQNQIGQLNHQLQTLTDQATALERQNALNSQSTSGVYLLPAAQTSIPLESSIGRLSVSLRNIETEANGTSALLHIRTLDAKGLPAFGAQLDWGRLDPVSGKPLAGDTQTQSFVVSPTLLPKAEAIIELRLSGLSPEELGFVRLHQVQEIQAPPPVAATESP; from the coding sequence ATGAGAACCCGATATCGCGTACTGACCTTCTTGCCAGCGCTATTATTGCTAGCGGGGTGCGCCGAACAGCGCCAGATGCCCAAATTGCAGAATCAGATAGGTCAGCTAAACCATCAATTACAAACGCTAACCGATCAGGCCACGGCGTTGGAGCGGCAAAATGCGTTGAATTCCCAATCTACCTCTGGTGTTTATTTACTGCCGGCTGCGCAGACGAGCATACCGTTAGAAAGCAGTATTGGCAGGCTCAGTGTCTCGTTACGCAATATAGAGACTGAAGCGAACGGAACCAGCGCGTTGTTACACATTCGCACGCTTGATGCGAAGGGATTACCCGCCTTTGGCGCACAGTTGGACTGGGGACGACTCGACCCCGTTAGCGGGAAACCTTTAGCAGGGGATACGCAAACACAGTCCTTTGTTGTCTCACCCACATTGTTACCCAAAGCTGAAGCGATTATTGAATTGCGTCTGAGTGGTTTGTCGCCGGAAGAACTTGGCTTTGTTCGTTTACATCAGGTCCAGGAAATACAGGCTCCGCCGCCTGTTGCCGCCACCGAGTCCCCTTAG